The window ATGGGAAATGGAGGTATTTTGTGTCCTGCATAATCCACTGCCTTGGCTTGATACTCCAGGAGAGGACCATCCGGATACTCTCGGGCCATAAAAGTGATGTAGAGCTTCCACCCACCTCCTGGTTTTAGATTGCCTCTCACAATGCTTACAACTTCCACAGACATACCCTAAGTAagtaaaacacacacaaacacacatccTAACTGTAAGTATCATATCAAattacagaagaaaaaaaaaaggtttatatTTGCATTGATGAGTACAAACCTTCTCCTCGTTGAGTTTCTTAACACAGAGGGAAGCAATATCTGTCAAATATTGCCTCTTAGTGGTGGTTGTCCAGAGATCGTCCAGATCTCTAATGGGGTAGATGGATCTGAATGGATCTTCTAAAAACccctaaaaaaatcaaaattcaaaaaatcaaaGAGTCATTTCATTCAGTGGATGGATAACAAAAAGGCTTTGGTTACTTTACCCTATTCTCAAAGGCCTTGGTTTTATACTCGCGGAACTCTTGGTACGCCTTGTCGCTGGAGAAACCTTCACGGCCGTCAGGATCGAATTTCAATTCGTAGCCATCGTAACTGTCCTTATCCCACTCCGGTTCCGGATCTTGCATGTTTGAATAGTTGATTGTCGGAGATCTCACGACGTCACCATCGTCTTCTGCGTCGACACTCCATAAGCCTTCGTTATCGCTATCGCTTTCTTCTTCCATGCTTGTGTCGTCTTCGTCTTCGATCTTTGGTTTTTTAGAGACAGAAGCGTCAGATTCCACCTCCGTCGAAGCTCGTTTCACCGACACATCGTCGCCTTTCATCGTTGCCGTAGAATGGAACAAACCCTAGAAATATCTCTCTAACACACAAATTGACTAGGGAGAAGGCAGATGACAATATTAAAATGATACTCTTGAATGTATTTACCGATGTGCCCTCATGGTTTTGGTTGGTAACAGGAGTTAGGATACAGGCTAGCTATTAATATCAAACAAAGTATGATCTCAATAAGACCAGTTCTAAGCTGATCATGTTTAATATATACTCGTCCGCAAAGAGGTGAAACTGAACAAGCggttaaaagtatttttaattaCAGCTATGTCATCACCTTTTATTGTTAGTTTATGCACGGGCAAAAAACCGGAACCGAAAAATCGAGCCGTAACCAAAACCAAAGCGAAATACTTGAAATCGAATCTGACCGAAACATttagttttgtatattttcaataaaaacattatacctatacacctaaccatatttcaaacaatataaaaattaataggGTGTCGACCTTAATACATTTTGCTTTCAACTTTTAAAGCGACACTTattttattaccaaaaaaattctCTAGAACGACAAATAATttgaaacggatggagtataaTGATACATTGATAGTGTAGTTTTGTTGATAATCATACATACTGTTTAACATTAGTTTTTGGAAATATAATTAAggctataatatttttttagcttTAAGCCACAAAAAATAACGGGGCGGCACTGCTTATATAATAACCGAAGTTTGTCCTTCATTGTTTTGTTACTGGTTCCTAACTGATCCTTTACCTCGAACCTCGTTGTGCTAGTCTCCAGGTTTATTATTCCAGATCCAAATAAGATCTTTAGTCAGGTGTGTTTTTCTTTATGATTGTAGTTGTATTTTCAATTTCTTCTGCTACTTATTTTCTCTGTATTTCTGTTTCAAATTgaaaatgatattaaatttaACATTGATATAAAAAATGCCAATACATTCTAAAGATCACACAAAGGAATTCACAAGACTTTCCCGCTATATACTTTTACTTGCCCGTTTAAAAAATAACACAGCTTTTCTTTGAAACACGTTCTTGTTACTTTTTATTCTACTGAATTAACCACTTGGATATTGGATCATGCTGCGATGAGAGCTCATTGTATATTCTGGTGATGAAAAATTGCATCATGCGAAGACCTTCCAAATGCATAAGATAATGTCCCAAATTCTTTAGTCCAATTAAACAGATATGTATTATTCAACAACCCAACGTTATGTGAGTTATATAAACATCTGTTTTATGATGACCATGTTATCTAAACATCTTCCAAAGACAAAACCTAAACCCACCTCGGACTCAGCTTACTCATAACTGGAAAACATCATTTCAATACACCTTGATCTTGGTGTTCCGAGCAAACCAGTAAACAGACAAATTTTGCAATGATTAGGTTGAagatttaaaattcaaaagGACAATCATCCCATAATTAAGAAAATCTCTTTCTGTTCACATCCATTCCTCTccacaaaaattgaaaaaaaaagctCATAAGATATATTCCAAACAAACTACTAAGTAATTACACTGAGAATAAAAGACTGAACATAAAAATACTTATGCAAGTCAAAGATTAGGATATGCTAGAGGCTGGTCTGCAGAGAATGGGAAAGGGAGGTTTTCTGCCTCCTGCGAAATCCATGGACTTGGCTTGATACTCCACGAGAGGACCATTGGGATACTCTCGGGCCATAAAGGTGATGTAGAGCTTCCACCCACCTCCTGGTTTTAGATTGCCTCTCACAATGCTTACAACTTCCACAGACATACCCTAAGTAagtaaaacacacacaaacacacatccTATCCGTAAGTATCATATCAAACTACAGAATACAAAAGAACGTTTATATGTAAATTGATGAGTTCCAACCTTCTCCTCGTTGAGTTTCTTAACACAGAGGGAAGCAATATCTGTCAAATATTGCCTATTAGTCGTGGTTGTCCAGAGATCGTCCAGATCTCTGATGGGGTAGATGGATCTGAATGGATCATCTAAAAACCCctgaaaaaaaagaatcaaaataccaaaagattaaaaaaagttaaaaaagagTCATATTTCATTAATTGGATAACAAAAGGCTGAGGTTACTTTACCCTATTCTCAAAGGCTTTGGTTTTATACTCGCGGAACTCTTGGTACGCCTTGTCGCTGGAGAAACCTTCACGGCCGTCAGGATCGAATTCCAATTCGTAGCCATCGTAACTGTCCTTATCCCACTCTGGTTCCGGATCTTGCAAGTTTGAATAGTTGATTGTCGGAGAGTCATCGTCTTCTTCGTCGGTACTCCATAAGAATGGGTTATTGCTATCGCTATAGCCTTCGTCTTCCATGCATGTGTCGTCTTCATCTTCGATCTTCGGTTTTTTAGAGACAGAAGAGTCAGATTCCTCCTCCATCGAATCTTGTTTCGCCTTCGCATCGTCGGTTTTCATCGTTGCCGAAGAATCGAACAAACCCTAGAGATATCTCTCTAACCCACAAATTGATTAGGGCACAAGGCAGataacaatattaaaaatgatacTCTTGGATGTAATTACCGATGTGTCCTTATAGTTTTTTATCATTACTTAACTcatactccatccgtttcataAATAGTGTCACTTAGAcccttttcacacatattaaagaattcattagaatgtatttatgtttttattaatattacatatcTAACAAATAGTATAAATTGTATTGGTATTGTAAAATGACACtttttgtgaaacaaaaaaaatgaattaaagtaacacttaatatgaaacggatggagtaattaatttgtagtttttcttcatctttcgaattaattaattatttttttgttgtccGTAAAGATTATTCGGGATTGCGTGTAAAAAGGTATTCGGACAAACAAAAACCAGATAATTAGAAATCTTTAAGCTAAAATCGGATCATCTTACAAAGCTGAAAATTTATCGGTTACATTGCTATATGTCTTAAACAAGGCCAATGCTTACAAGTTCTCACATGAGTTTTGaatagatgatgatgatgaccatCTCGAATATTGTCaggaaaagaaaagaatttCCCAATACACTCTGAAGATCCCGCATAGGAAAAGCTATTCACAAAGCTTTATCGCTAATGGCGCTTGCTTTCCAGTTTTTTAAATAGcaaagtttttcttttaatgatATTCGTGGAGGAGACATATTTTTTGCTACTCCCCTTCATTGATGATATGCTACTTACTCCCAATCTCATCTGAAAATTTCAGGTATCGTTTTATCTGGCTATGTAGTGATAACATTCATCAAAAATTAGTAAACCACGGCGTGACTTAAAGAACACGGAAAAAGTGCCTGACAAACCACGACATGAGTCTCAATGGCCGTCCCtgatctttaatttttttttggctttgcAGGTATCAAAGCAGTCATTACGAAAATCACAATCTTGAAAATAATTTTGGTAGGGAAAGAATCATCCTCTCATGGtgaatttatacattttatactGAATTAGACACCACTTGGATTTTGGATCATATCCTGCGATGAGAGCTTTCATTGTATATTCTGATGATGAAAAATTGCATCATGAGACCTTTCAAATACACAAGAGAATGCCCCAAGTTCGTTAATTACTCCAAATTATTTACAGAAACTTATTGATCAAACAACCTGACGTTATACGAGTTATATAAACATCAATTTTATCATGACCATGTTATCTGACACTAAACATCTCCCCTGAATGCACTAGGGTCGACTCCTTATTTTAAATGTCAAAAGTATAAATAAACATTCAACATAATTTAGCAACCATTATTAAGCCACATTATCCATACAAACGCCAAAGACATAGCTGACATCAAGACCAACCCTCAAAATTAGCACAGCAACTAAGTAATCTCACTGAGAATAAAACACTAAACATAAATATACCTAtgcaattttatatttatgtttagtaGTTACACTGAATAATAAAGATACCTTGTGCAAGTCATAGATTAGGGCATGCTAGAGGCTGGTCTGCAGAGAATGGGAAAGGGAGGTTTTATGCCTCCTGCAAAATCCATTGCCTTGGCTTGATACTCCACTAGAGGACCATCCGGATGCTCTCGAGCCATAAAGGTGATGTAGAGCTTAAACCCACCTCCTGCTTTTAGATTGCTTCTCACAATGCTTACAACTTCCACAGACGAACCCTAAGTtattaaaacacacacacgCATCCTATCTGTAAGTATCATATCAATTTACagaatacaaaaaaaagaagttaatatTGGAATTGATGAATACAAACCTTCTCCTCGTTGAGTTTCTTAACACACAGGGAAGCAATATTTGCCAAATATTGCCTCCTAGACACCTTTACCCTGTCTGACCAAAGATCTTCCAGATCTAAAATGGGGTAGATGGATCTGAATGGATCTTCTAAAAACccctaaaaaaatcaaaaaacgaAAATTTTTATTCACTGTGTGGGATAACAAATTAAAGAGGGACCATAACGTTACCCTATTCTTCCAGGCCTTGGTTTTATACTCGCGAAACTCTTGGTACTCCTCGTCGTTGGGGAAGCCTTCACGGCCGTCAGAGTCGAATACCAATTCGTAACCATCATAACTGTCCTTATCCCACTCCGGTTCCGGATCTTGCATGTTTAAATAGTTAGGAGGCTTCACGACTTCTTCATCATCGTCTTTTGCCTCGACACTCCATGCGCGTCCGCTATCGGTACTATCGCTATCGCTTTCGTCTTCCATGTTTGTGTCGTCTTCATCTTCGATCTTCGGTTTTTTAGAGACAGAAGAGTCAGATTCCACCTCCGTCGAAGCTCGCTTCACCGACACATCGTCGCCTTCCATCGTTGCCGAAGAATCGAACAAACCCTAGAAATATCTCTCTAACACACAAATTGACTAGGGAACAAGGCAGATGACAATATTGTAATGACACTCTTAGATGTACTTTTACCGATGTACCCTTGTGGTTTTGATTGGTACAGGAGTTAGGATGATTTAGTTCGATTTATGGGTGTAACTCATAGTTAATTTTCTGGCTTTTTCTTCATCTTTAGAATTAGGCATTGATTAGTTAAGTATTAATTAACATAAACATTATGCTCTATATTAAGTTATTAACCAATCAATAATTTATAGAAAAACATTTAGAAGAGCATTTACAAAATGTTCTctccaaatgtttttttttgctcaatGCTCTCAAATAAAGTTTTTGGTAGAAcatttgtatataaaatttataaaattttaaaaataattatatataattaatatattttatttaataatatcaaagaattatgtttatatccaaaaataaaatatatatttttaaaataaaattgcaaTTGGAATATAttgaaactttttaaaattataatatttcacatttaaaatataacttaatttatatgattcattatttttaataacaaaaacataGAATCTTTTTGGAGCTTTTTGGTACCTTCTGCTTTCTTAAGCCAGATTGGAATACAAGTAGCATTGTATCAAACTTACATTACAACAGTaatgaaattcacatttttatccaaaaaaaaaatttggtacaCCACGGCATGACTTAAAGAACACAGAAGAAAGTGTCGGACAAACCCGCCGCCGAGCTAATCagtaaaataattttagtgTCTCAATGGCCGTCctttatctttaaaatattttttggcttTTCTGGTATCAAAGCAGTCGTTACGAAAATCACAATcttgaaaataattttgataGGGTAATAAGCATCCTCTCATGGTGAATTTGTGATTATATATCATAGAGTACTTATGAATTAGACCACTTGGATATCAAATACGTAAAAGATTAACAAATTTAGAGGATAACTCAATGGATAAAGAATGGGCTACGTTACCTTATTCTTCCAGGCCTGGAACT of the Brassica rapa cultivar Chiifu-401-42 chromosome A03, CAAS_Brap_v3.01, whole genome shotgun sequence genome contains:
- the LOC103856230 gene encoding uncharacterized protein LOC103856230 isoform X6 produces the protein MKTDDAKAKQDSMEEESDSSVSKKPKIEDEDDTCMEDEGYSDSNNPFLWSTDEEDDDSPTINYSNLQDPEPEWDKDSYDGYELKFDPDGREGFSSDKAYQEFREYKTKAFENRGFLEDPFRSIYPIRDLDDLWTTTTKRQYLTDIASLCVKKLNEEKGMSVEVVSIVRGNLKPGGGWKLYITFMAREYPDGPLLEYQAKAVDYAGHKIPPFPILCRPASSVS
- the LOC103856230 gene encoding uncharacterized protein LOC103856230 isoform X3; translation: MEGDDVSVKRASTEVESDSSVSKKPKIEDEDDTSMEEESDSDNEGLWSVDAEDDGDVVRSPTINYSNMQDPEPEWDKDSYDGYELKFDPDGREGFSSDKAYQEFREYKTKAFENRGFLEDPFRSIYPIRDLDDLWTTTTKRQYLTDIASLCVKKLNEEKGMSVEVVSIVRGNLKPGGGWKLYITFMAREYPDGPLLEYQAKAVDYAGHKIPPFPILCRPASSVS
- the LOC103856230 gene encoding uncharacterized protein LOC103856230 isoform X2, with the protein product MKGDDVSVKRASTEVESDASVSKKPKIEDEDDTSMEEESDSDNEGLWSVDAEDDGDVVRSPTINYSNMQDPEPEWDKDSYDGYELKFDPDGREGFSSDKAYQEFREYKTKAFENRGFLEDPFRSIYPIRDLDDLWTTTTKRQYLTDIASLCVKKLNEEKGMSVEVVSIVRGNLKPGGGWKLYITFMAREYPDGPLLEYQAKAVDYAGHKIPPFPILCRPASSVS
- the LOC103856230 gene encoding uncharacterized protein LOC103856230 isoform X5; translation: MKTDDAKAKQDSMEEESDSSVSKKPKIEDEDDTCMEDEGYSDSNNPFLWSTDEEDDDSPTINYSNLQDPEPEWDKDSYDGYELEFDPDGREGFSSDKAYQEFREYKTKAFENRGFLEDPFRSIYPIRDLDDLWTTTTKRQYLTDIASLCVKKLNEEKGMSVEVVSIVRGNLKPGGGWKLYITFMAREYPDGPLLEYQAKAVDYAGHKIPPFPILCRPASSVS
- the LOC103856230 gene encoding uncharacterized protein LOC103856230 isoform X4; the encoded protein is MKTDDAKAKQDSMEEESDSSVSKKPKIEDEDDTCMEDEGYSDSNNPFLWSTDEEDDDSPTINYSNLQDPEPEWDKDSYDGYELEFDPDGREGFSSDKAYQEFREYKTKAFENRGFLDDPFRSIYPIRDLDDLWTTTTNRQYLTDIASLCVKKLNEEKGMSVEVVSIVRGNLKPGGGWKLYITFMAREYPNGPLVEYQAKSMDFAGGRKPPFPILCRPASSIS
- the LOC103856233 gene encoding uncharacterized protein LOC103856233; this encodes MEDESDSDSTDSGRAWSVEAKDDDEEVVKPPNYLNMQDPEPEWDKDSYDGYELVFDSDGREGFPNDEEYQEFREYKTKAWKNRGFLEDPFRSIYPILDLEDLWSDRVKVSRRQYLANIASLCVKKLNEEKGSSVEVVSIVRSNLKAGGGFKLYITFMAREHPDGPLVEYQAKAMDFAGGIKPPFPILCRPASSMP